In Kordiimonas sp. SCSIO 12610, the following are encoded in one genomic region:
- the tatB gene encoding Sec-independent protein translocase protein TatB, which produces MFDIGAMELFIIAIVALIVVGPKDLPRLLKTVGGFVRKARDMAAEFRAGVETLADEVEREVDPFHDLKKQEGITPEMTAEDITNHIMGNRASEMAEQQKSDTAKPDAVPPKESDKTSSNGGNDASN; this is translated from the coding sequence ATGTTTGATATCGGGGCTATGGAGCTTTTCATCATTGCGATTGTGGCCCTTATTGTTGTCGGGCCAAAAGATTTGCCGCGTTTGCTGAAAACTGTTGGTGGGTTTGTACGCAAGGCACGCGATATGGCTGCTGAGTTTCGCGCAGGTGTCGAAACACTTGCTGACGAGGTTGAGCGCGAAGTCGATCCGTTTCATGACTTGAAGAAACAAGAAGGCATAACGCCTGAAATGACAGCAGAAGATATTACCAACCACATCATGGGTAATCGTGCGTCAGAAATGGCAGAGCAGCAGAAATCAGACACAGCTAAGCCGGACGCGGTGCCCCCAAAAGAATCAGACAAGACTTCGAGTAATGGAGGCAATGATGCTTCCAACTGA
- the tatA gene encoding twin-arginine translocase TatA/TatE family subunit, whose product MGGIGPWQIIIVAVLVILLFGRGKISHLMGDVAKGITSFRKGMKEGAEELSDEPKNLSNNSTIDGEVVKSEEKSSEKSDA is encoded by the coding sequence ATGGGCGGTATTGGACCTTGGCAAATTATTATTGTTGCTGTTTTGGTAATCCTGTTGTTTGGACGCGGTAAAATTTCCCACCTTATGGGGGATGTTGCAAAGGGAATTACAAGCTTCAGAAAAGGTATGAAGGAAGGCGCGGAAGAGCTTTCTGACGAACCGAAGAACCTCAGCAACAATTCTACAATTGACGGCGAAGTTGTGAAATCAGAAGAAAAGTCTTCTGAAAAATCTGACGCATAA
- the scpB gene encoding SMC-Scp complex subunit ScpB produces MHNNNTIDQMDGIKGVENENAQFDETTDKADVAKQVGDDEVTDLEGGEPSNMIEPRDLEHERMIEAILFASDTPLSIAEVAERVPDGIEIDKHILALTERYKTRGFRLVKVAGKYMFRTADDLAFLLRKDVDETRKLSKAGTETLAIIAYHQPVTRTEIEEIRGVTISKGTLDVLMEVGWIKVKGRRQTPGRPVTYGTTDEFLIHFGIESTKDLPGVKELKASGLLDSVDVALDKMEMTFKSDTDENSDQIDLEEAIALSEREAIDAEKAADDFGETDTIGGQQELLLGGE; encoded by the coding sequence ATGCATAACAATAATACGATTGACCAAATGGACGGGATCAAGGGTGTGGAAAACGAAAACGCACAATTTGATGAAACTACTGACAAGGCTGATGTTGCGAAACAAGTTGGGGACGACGAAGTTACTGATCTAGAGGGCGGTGAGCCTTCAAACATGATTGAACCGCGTGATCTTGAACATGAACGTATGATTGAAGCCATTTTGTTTGCGAGCGATACGCCTTTGTCTATCGCAGAGGTCGCAGAGCGTGTTCCTGATGGTATTGAAATCGACAAACATATCTTGGCACTGACGGAACGCTATAAAACCCGTGGGTTCCGGCTTGTGAAGGTTGCAGGTAAATATATGTTCCGAACTGCCGATGATTTGGCTTTTCTGCTTCGCAAGGATGTGGATGAAACCCGAAAATTATCAAAGGCGGGGACTGAAACCCTTGCGATTATTGCCTATCATCAGCCCGTTACCCGCACAGAAATCGAAGAAATCCGCGGTGTGACCATATCCAAAGGTACGCTCGATGTGTTGATGGAAGTTGGCTGGATTAAGGTTAAAGGTAGGCGGCAAACGCCCGGTCGGCCTGTTACCTATGGGACAACTGATGAATTTCTGATCCATTTCGGAATTGAAAGCACAAAAGACCTTCCTGGTGTTAAAGAACTGAAGGCATCTGGTCTGTTGGACAGTGTTGATGTTGCGCTTGATAAAATGGAAATGACATTTAAATCTGATACAGACGAAAATAGTGATCAGATTGACCTTGAGGAAGCAATCGCGCTTTCGGAACGAGAAGCAATCGACGCCGAAAAAGCAGCAGATGATTTTGGGGAAACTGATACTATAGGTGGCCAGCAGGAATTGTTGCTTGGCGGCGAATAA
- a CDS encoding ScpA family protein: MEFEEDIDPVRPEGVTSDPDQLVLHIEGFEGPLDVLLTLARAQKVDITQISILELVEQYLEFVAAAKKLRLELAADYLVMAAWLAYLKSRLLLPKEEEGDEPSAEELAFKLQLRLQRLEAMRDAGASLMGRDRMGRDVFARGMPEGLKVLKHAQYDTTLYELLRAYADNRQKHSITEIKIERRPVYALEDALERLSGLIGDQFTWGQLSNFLPDGLKDKGLRKSALASMFAASLELARQGQAELRQMETFGPIYLRGKSGSDRTD, translated from the coding sequence ATGGAATTTGAAGAAGATATCGACCCGGTTCGCCCTGAGGGTGTTACATCTGATCCTGATCAGCTTGTGTTGCATATCGAGGGCTTTGAAGGGCCACTAGATGTATTGCTGACGCTTGCGCGCGCGCAGAAGGTTGATATTACGCAAATTTCCATCCTTGAACTGGTTGAACAATATCTTGAGTTTGTTGCAGCCGCGAAAAAGTTACGTCTTGAACTTGCGGCTGATTATCTGGTTATGGCGGCCTGGCTTGCCTACCTGAAATCCCGTCTTCTTCTGCCGAAAGAGGAAGAAGGGGATGAACCAAGTGCAGAAGAACTAGCCTTCAAACTGCAATTGCGCCTTCAGCGCCTGGAAGCGATGCGCGATGCTGGTGCCAGCCTTATGGGGCGGGACCGAATGGGCCGCGATGTGTTCGCGCGCGGTATGCCCGAGGGGCTTAAGGTTCTGAAGCATGCACAGTATGATACAACACTTTATGAACTCTTGCGGGCCTACGCAGATAATCGACAAAAGCATTCAATAACCGAAATTAAAATTGAGCGGCGCCCCGTGTATGCGCTTGAAGACGCATTAGAGCGGCTTTCGGGCTTAATAGGGGATCAGTTTACATGGGGGCAGTTATCGAATTTCCTGCCTGATGGGCTGAAAGATAAGGGCTTGCGGAAATCAGCGCTTGCAAGCATGTTTGCAGCCAGCCTTGAACTAGCGCGTCAAGGACAGGCAGAATTAAGACAAATGGAGACGTTTGGACCTATTTATCTTCGTGGTAAATCTGGTTCAGATCGGACGGACTAA
- a CDS encoding site-2 protease family protein, with translation MGGFIQEKLFQLSIMALPFLLAVTMREAAKAYVAHWLGDTSQRASGRLSLNPLSHVDPAGTIVIPLIIFFLGVPFLIGHGKLVHIQTHGFKNMKRDNILAALAGVFGNLVMAIFCAYVFRIAVYFGATGQDWILNAMYFGVLLNCVFIIFSLLPIPPTDGSKVVEQFLPYDMLQSYRSIAPFGFFIIIGIIMFAREIITVPSEFLSNLILVLANVPI, from the coding sequence GTGGGCGGATTTATTCAGGAAAAACTATTCCAACTCAGCATTATGGCACTTCCGTTTTTGCTTGCGGTCACAATGCGCGAAGCGGCTAAGGCCTATGTCGCACATTGGCTTGGCGACACGAGCCAGCGGGCCTCGGGGCGCCTGTCGCTTAACCCTCTCTCTCATGTGGATCCCGCCGGTACCATTGTAATTCCATTGATCATTTTTTTCCTCGGTGTTCCATTTTTAATTGGTCACGGCAAGCTTGTTCATATTCAAACCCATGGTTTTAAGAACATGAAACGGGATAATATACTGGCTGCACTGGCTGGTGTTTTTGGCAACCTCGTTATGGCGATATTCTGCGCCTATGTTTTTAGAATAGCTGTTTATTTTGGTGCGACTGGGCAGGATTGGATCCTTAACGCCATGTATTTTGGTGTTTTGTTGAATTGCGTATTCATTATTTTTTCTTTGCTTCCGATACCACCTACAGACGGATCAAAGGTAGTTGAACAATTTTTGCCATATGACATGTTGCAAAGTTACAGGTCTATTGCACCCTTTGGTTTTTTTATTATCATCGGGATTATTATGTTCGCGAGAGAAATTATTACCGTGCCTTCTGAATTCTTATCAAATTTGATTTTAGTTCTGGCAAACGTACCGATATAA
- the nagZ gene encoding beta-N-acetylhexosaminidase, translating to MTKRQPVIFGCAGLILTDEEISFFKSVLPVGYILFARNIDTPDQVKLLTDQFREISGDNTLVLIDQEGGRVQRMKPPHWSNYPTAQFFGHIYHEDKDLAWEAVALNSQLIAHDLLSVGINVDCLPVLDIPVEGSDPIIGDRAYGLTPEIVADLGSVAANALMNSGVLPVIKHIPGHGRADVDSHLSLPTVNVSHSDLSNFDFQPFKKMAHMPLAMTAHIVFSDIDDTAPATQSKRMIEDIIRGEIGFKGVLMSDDLSMQALKGSLGERTRRTFAAGCDLALHCNGDMSEMQDVASNLSSASANLETRLGEMLSSLNRDEGQNIDEIKNKYNQIVSGYK from the coding sequence ATGACAAAAAGACAGCCCGTAATTTTTGGCTGTGCAGGGTTAATCCTGACTGATGAGGAAATATCCTTCTTTAAGTCGGTTTTACCCGTTGGTTATATCCTTTTTGCACGTAATATTGATACGCCCGACCAGGTTAAGTTGCTGACAGATCAATTCCGGGAAATCTCTGGCGACAATACATTGGTTCTGATTGATCAGGAAGGCGGGCGCGTGCAGCGTATGAAGCCTCCGCATTGGTCGAACTATCCGACAGCACAGTTTTTTGGCCATATTTATCATGAAGACAAAGATCTGGCATGGGAAGCAGTTGCGCTCAATAGTCAGTTGATAGCACATGATTTGCTCAGTGTCGGGATTAATGTTGATTGTCTGCCTGTGCTCGATATTCCTGTTGAAGGTTCTGACCCGATCATCGGTGATCGTGCCTATGGATTGACGCCTGAGATTGTTGCTGATTTGGGTAGTGTTGCTGCAAACGCCTTGATGAATTCAGGTGTGCTTCCCGTTATCAAGCATATTCCGGGGCATGGCCGCGCGGATGTGGATAGCCATTTATCGCTTCCGACGGTCAATGTATCGCATTCAGACTTGTCCAATTTTGATTTCCAGCCATTTAAAAAAATGGCCCATATGCCGCTTGCAATGACCGCACATATCGTTTTCAGCGATATTGATGACACCGCGCCGGCAACACAGTCAAAGCGAATGATTGAAGATATCATCCGTGGAGAAATTGGCTTTAAAGGTGTGTTGATGTCTGATGATCTGTCGATGCAGGCCCTGAAAGGTAGTCTGGGCGAAAGAACAAGACGGACCTTTGCAGCAGGATGTGATTTAGCGCTTCATTGCAATGGCGATATGAGTGAAATGCAGGATGTTGCAAGCAATTTAAGTTCTGCAAGCGCAAATTTGGAAACCCGTTTAGGGGAAATGCTTTCGTCCTTGAATAGGGACGAAGGTCAAAATATAGATGAAATTAAAAATAAGTATAATCAAATAGTTAGTGGTTATAAATAA
- a CDS encoding SPOR domain-containing protein, translating into MSDRETPPWLQPVPEEEGSDGLFGGKLVFVFAGVAAILVVVFIAAIYVFGTSDQAQNGPRIITASGDPIKERPSDQGGMNIPHQDKQVFEQGAGNPNTSAAQLGEQPEQPVEELPKLATNIDEGEVDQVTTDAQKALNDVLADVEDGNDQASSEPVATQSAPEKVETAKVEVPKITLPKTVTEKAKVEAQKGEFVIQLGAYGTRARAERAWPGLRQKYRPQLGDLSPIYEPVQSGGRTLYRLRAGWLATRADSDKLCLALKAKGQACIVVKP; encoded by the coding sequence ATGTCTGATCGGGAAACACCTCCATGGTTACAGCCCGTACCTGAAGAAGAGGGCAGTGATGGTCTCTTTGGCGGGAAACTGGTTTTTGTGTTTGCTGGTGTTGCTGCCATCTTGGTTGTGGTGTTTATCGCTGCCATCTATGTTTTCGGGACATCGGATCAGGCGCAAAATGGACCGCGAATAATCACAGCCTCTGGTGATCCGATCAAGGAACGCCCAAGCGACCAAGGGGGAATGAATATCCCGCATCAGGACAAACAGGTTTTTGAACAGGGCGCAGGTAACCCGAATACATCTGCCGCTCAGTTGGGCGAACAGCCCGAACAACCAGTTGAAGAACTTCCAAAACTCGCAACCAATATTGACGAGGGTGAAGTTGATCAGGTCACAACAGACGCACAGAAAGCGTTGAATGATGTTTTGGCGGATGTGGAAGATGGTAATGACCAAGCTTCTTCTGAACCTGTTGCTACTCAATCAGCGCCTGAGAAAGTTGAGACCGCTAAGGTTGAAGTGCCAAAAATTACCTTGCCGAAAACAGTTACCGAAAAAGCGAAGGTAGAAGCGCAAAAAGGCGAGTTTGTTATTCAGCTTGGCGCATATGGCACTCGGGCAAGGGCGGAGCGGGCGTGGCCGGGATTGCGTCAGAAATATCGCCCTCAGCTCGGTGATCTATCACCGATTTATGAACCTGTTCAATCAGGAGGAAGGACGCTTTACCGCCTTCGTGCAGGTTGGCTTGCGACGCGTGCGGATAGTGACAAACTATGTTTGGCGTTGAAGGCCAAAGGGCAGGCTTGTATCGTGGTGAAACCATAA
- the argS gene encoding arginine--tRNA ligase, producing MNVFTHFRGVIDELLNELSACGDLPADLDLKNISVEPPRDASHGDIATNAALVLSKQAKRKPRDIADLLKPRLETVESIETVEIAGPGFINMRLAPGFWQQQVQTILAEGTGFGNSSVGDNTPVNVEYVSANPTGPMHVGHVRGAVFGDALANLLEKAGFDVTKEYVINDAGSQIDVLAKSAYLRYREAFGEDIGDIPEGLYPGDYLVPVGEMLKEKYGDKFLNANESEWIQAIRLDATDAMMDLIRDDLGALGVKHDVFFSERTLHESGRIDDVVETLRAKGHIYEGVLEPPKGKLPDDWEEREQTLFRATDFGDDVDRALKKSNGDYTYFGADIAYHYDKYQRGFKNMINVWGADHGGYVKRMQAAVKGLAEDGELDVKLCQLVRLFRDGEPVKMSKRAGTFITLREVVDEVGRDVTRFIMLTRKNDAPLDFDFSKVMEQSKDNPVFYVQYAHARVCSVLNRAKDAFPDMDTSDSALESADVSRLVSEGEMMMIKQCCAWPRMVEAAAEAHEPHRIAFFLYDLASEFHAFWNKGNDDPSLRFIIENDPEVTRARLALIRSVALVIASGLAILGVEPMKEMR from the coding sequence ATGAATGTTTTCACCCACTTTCGTGGTGTCATTGATGAATTGTTGAATGAGCTGTCTGCGTGCGGTGATTTGCCTGCTGATCTGGACTTGAAAAATATATCAGTTGAGCCACCTCGCGATGCAAGCCACGGCGACATTGCAACCAATGCAGCGCTTGTTCTCTCGAAACAGGCTAAGCGTAAACCGCGCGATATTGCTGATTTGTTGAAGCCGCGTTTGGAAACGGTTGAGAGTATCGAAACGGTTGAGATTGCAGGGCCTGGGTTTATCAATATGCGTCTGGCGCCTGGTTTTTGGCAGCAGCAGGTGCAAACTATCCTCGCTGAGGGAACAGGGTTTGGTAACTCATCGGTTGGCGATAATACGCCAGTGAATGTTGAATATGTCTCCGCTAACCCAACAGGTCCGATGCATGTTGGTCATGTTCGCGGTGCAGTGTTCGGCGATGCGCTTGCTAATTTGCTGGAAAAAGCCGGGTTTGATGTCACAAAGGAATATGTGATTAATGACGCTGGTAGTCAGATTGATGTGCTCGCTAAATCAGCATATCTAAGATACCGCGAAGCATTTGGTGAGGATATCGGCGACATTCCTGAAGGCCTCTATCCTGGTGATTATCTAGTGCCTGTCGGTGAGATGCTTAAGGAAAAATACGGCGATAAATTCCTAAACGCAAATGAAAGTGAGTGGATACAGGCTATTCGCCTTGATGCGACGGACGCTATGATGGACCTTATCCGTGATGATCTTGGCGCCCTCGGTGTTAAGCATGACGTTTTCTTCTCAGAACGTACGCTTCATGAGAGCGGCCGTATTGATGATGTTGTTGAAACCCTTCGTGCAAAAGGTCACATCTACGAGGGCGTTTTAGAGCCTCCAAAGGGTAAGCTACCTGATGATTGGGAAGAACGGGAACAAACACTTTTCCGGGCAACCGACTTTGGTGACGATGTTGACCGAGCGCTAAAGAAATCAAATGGTGATTACACCTATTTTGGGGCGGATATTGCATACCATTATGATAAATATCAGCGCGGCTTTAAAAACATGATCAATGTCTGGGGCGCTGATCATGGGGGATACGTTAAACGTATGCAAGCTGCGGTTAAAGGCTTGGCAGAAGACGGTGAATTGGACGTGAAGCTTTGTCAGCTTGTGCGTCTTTTCCGTGATGGTGAACCCGTAAAAATGTCAAAGCGCGCAGGAACGTTTATCACACTTCGGGAGGTTGTTGACGAGGTTGGCCGCGATGTAACACGTTTCATTATGCTGACACGCAAAAACGATGCACCGCTTGATTTTGATTTCTCCAAAGTGATGGAGCAGTCAAAGGATAACCCTGTATTTTATGTTCAGTATGCGCATGCCCGGGTCTGTTCTGTCCTTAACCGCGCGAAAGACGCTTTCCCTGATATGGATACAAGTGATAGTGCGTTAGAGAGTGCGGACGTTTCGCGCCTTGTAAGCGAGGGTGAAATGATGATGATCAAGCAGTGCTGTGCTTGGCCGCGGATGGTTGAAGCGGCGGCAGAAGCCCATGAGCCGCACCGGATCGCATTCTTTCTTTATGATTTGGCGTCCGAATTCCATGCCTTCTGGAATAAAGGGAATGATGACCCGTCTTTACGCTTTATCATCGAGAATGACCCAGAGGTAACTAGGGCACGCTTGGCGCTTATTCGTTCCGTAGCGCTTGTTATTGCGAGCGGACTTGCTATTCTGGGTGTAGAGCCCATGAAGGAAATGCGGTAA
- a CDS encoding deoxyguanosinetriphosphate triphosphohydrolase, which yields MVETGMSYEDTLAPYACKPSETRGRIVPEPEGVGRSCYQRDRDRVIHSSSFRRLKHKTQVFVYHEGDHYRTRLTHSLEVAQIARSICRSMHLNEDLGEALALAHDLGHPPFGHAGEEILNECMEEYEGFDHNAQAIRLLTRAEHRYAAFQGLNLTWETLEGLAKHNGPLVKEKIDHKNPPAELPFGLRDYLPDNDLELHTFASAEAQVAAIADDIAYSSHDLDDGLRANIFTLDELKTIPVVAKLIDEVKWTYPDAPLDVTIHELVRRMINRMVGDLMVESNRRIEELNPQSPDDIRQAAQPVISFGKDMHDAVIALKSFLFQKMYRHYLVNRMASKAKRVVKDLFDLYISEPECLPTEWSAKAGEANSPETARVVADFIAGMTDRFAFREHGKLFDLSRVSL from the coding sequence ATGGTTGAAACGGGCATGTCATATGAGGACACATTGGCACCGTATGCTTGTAAACCATCAGAAACTCGGGGGCGGATCGTTCCAGAACCAGAGGGCGTGGGGCGCAGTTGTTATCAACGTGACCGTGACCGGGTTATCCATTCTTCCAGTTTCAGGCGATTGAAACACAAAACACAGGTTTTCGTGTATCATGAAGGTGATCATTATCGTACACGCCTCACGCATTCGCTTGAGGTTGCTCAAATTGCCCGTTCAATTTGCCGGTCCATGCATCTGAATGAAGATTTGGGTGAGGCGCTTGCGCTTGCGCACGATCTTGGTCATCCTCCTTTCGGTCATGCGGGTGAGGAAATCCTCAATGAATGTATGGAAGAATATGAAGGTTTTGATCATAATGCGCAGGCTATTCGCTTACTCACCAGGGCCGAGCATCGCTATGCAGCTTTTCAAGGGTTGAACCTGACATGGGAAACGCTTGAAGGTCTTGCAAAGCACAATGGGCCGCTTGTGAAAGAGAAGATTGATCATAAAAACCCACCAGCAGAGCTTCCGTTTGGGCTGCGTGATTATTTGCCGGATAACGACCTGGAACTTCATACGTTTGCAAGTGCAGAAGCGCAGGTCGCTGCTATCGCGGATGATATTGCTTACTCAAGCCACGACCTTGATGATGGTTTACGCGCCAATATTTTCACACTCGATGAGCTTAAAACAATTCCAGTTGTTGCCAAGCTGATCGATGAAGTGAAATGGACATATCCGGATGCACCGCTTGACGTTACAATTCATGAGCTTGTGCGCCGTATGATCAACCGGATGGTTGGTGATCTTATGGTTGAAAGTAACCGCCGGATTGAGGAATTGAACCCTCAAAGCCCTGACGATATCAGACAAGCCGCGCAGCCTGTAATTTCCTTCGGTAAGGATATGCATGATGCTGTGATTGCGCTGAAGTCTTTCCTGTTCCAGAAAATGTACAGGCATTATCTTGTTAATAGAATGGCCAGTAAGGCAAAAAGAGTGGTCAAAGACCTATTTGACCTATATATCTCCGAGCCAGAATGTTTGCCCACTGAATGGAGCGCAAAAGCAGGCGAGGCGAATTCGCCTGAAACTGCAAGGGTTGTTGCCGATTTTATCGCCGGAATGACTGACAGATTTGCCTTCAGGGAACACGGAAAATTATTTGATCTATCAAGGGTATCCCTATGA
- a CDS encoding PAS domain-containing protein: MAEKLTIHFYMFEIIDIHELQSSAFCAPFQSRALHHWLDISDGRKFPLKRNFRPQLFSNFLPQFAIIALGESLEKHQTRLMGTAVMEVLGIANSNNHLLATQNPYLSDILKKMLEDVATTTKPSFYRMTHDFDQRLSTFNFTALSLPFSASEDNDTFDMFILAFDFSESNDIKRLDNMTHPLYTPANKTSMI, from the coding sequence GTGGCAGAAAAATTAACTATACATTTCTATATGTTTGAAATCATTGACATACACGAGCTTCAGAGCTCAGCATTTTGTGCCCCATTCCAGTCACGGGCACTCCATCATTGGCTTGATATTTCAGACGGGCGCAAATTCCCGCTTAAGCGGAATTTCAGACCGCAATTATTTTCAAACTTCCTGCCTCAATTTGCTATTATTGCCCTTGGCGAAAGCCTTGAAAAGCATCAGACACGGCTTATGGGAACCGCGGTTATGGAAGTTCTGGGGATTGCCAACAGCAACAATCATTTGCTTGCAACGCAAAACCCGTACCTCAGTGATATTTTGAAAAAAATGCTTGAGGATGTTGCAACAACAACAAAGCCAAGCTTCTATCGGATGACGCACGATTTTGATCAGCGCTTATCTACATTCAACTTTACAGCGCTATCCCTACCGTTTTCCGCATCAGAGGATAACGACACCTTTGATATGTTTATTCTCGCATTTGATTTCAGCGAGTCTAATGATATCAAACGTTTAGATAATATGACCCATCCGCTCTACACCCCGGCGAATAAAACCTCGATGATCTAG
- the erpA gene encoding iron-sulfur cluster insertion protein ErpA, translating into MSEQASPVSLSAKAAERVAALIEQQGNDNLKLRLSVSGGGCSGFQYGFEFDEEQKNDDIVVERDGVTMLVDNTSLLYLFGSEVDFVEDLVGASFQVVNPNASSSCGCGSSFAI; encoded by the coding sequence ATGTCTGAACAAGCTTCCCCGGTTTCCCTAAGCGCCAAAGCTGCCGAGCGTGTTGCCGCCCTTATCGAACAACAGGGCAATGACAATCTTAAATTACGCCTCAGCGTATCTGGTGGAGGCTGCAGTGGCTTTCAATACGGCTTTGAATTCGATGAAGAGCAGAAAAATGATGACATTGTCGTTGAACGTGACGGTGTGACGATGCTGGTTGACAATACCTCGCTGCTTTATTTGTTCGGCTCAGAAGTTGATTTTGTTGAGGATTTGGTCGGCGCTTCGTTTCAAGTGGTTAACCCAAACGCAAGCTCATCCTGTGGCTGCGGGTCTTCATTCGCCATATAA
- the xth gene encoding exodeoxyribonuclease III yields the protein MKIATFNINGIKARLPRLLEWLDEFSPDVACLQEIKSIDENFPRLEIEEKGWHVETHGQKSFNGVAFISKHPIENTLRGLPGHNGEPFLDDEQARYIEATIKGVRIASIYLPNGNPRPGPKFDYKLEWMDRLISHAKRLLETEQPVVLAGDYNVIPHDEDCYNPAAWTEDALTQPESRARLRSLINLGYLDAIRQINPVGPMYSYWDFQRGAWQKDNGIRIDHLLLSAQAADRLKDSGIDRVPRGKEKPSDHTPAWIELRD from the coding sequence ATGAAAATAGCAACCTTCAATATCAATGGCATCAAGGCAAGGTTGCCAAGGCTTTTGGAATGGCTGGATGAATTTTCACCCGATGTCGCTTGCCTGCAAGAAATCAAAAGTATTGATGAAAATTTCCCACGGCTCGAAATCGAAGAAAAAGGCTGGCACGTTGAAACACACGGTCAAAAATCCTTTAACGGTGTCGCCTTTATTTCAAAACACCCCATTGAAAACACTCTTCGTGGGCTCCCGGGCCATAACGGCGAACCCTTCCTAGACGACGAGCAAGCCCGGTATATAGAGGCAACAATAAAGGGAGTTCGGATCGCGTCAATTTATCTTCCGAACGGCAACCCGCGCCCGGGGCCAAAGTTCGATTATAAGCTTGAATGGATGGATCGCCTTATCAGCCATGCAAAGCGCCTTTTAGAGACCGAGCAACCCGTTGTCCTCGCTGGTGATTATAATGTAATCCCCCATGATGAGGATTGTTATAACCCCGCAGCATGGACAGAGGATGCCCTAACCCAGCCGGAAAGCCGCGCTCGCTTAAGGTCTTTGATTAATCTCGGGTACCTGGATGCTATTAGGCAAATAAACCCTGTTGGCCCTATGTATAGTTATTGGGATTTCCAGCGCGGGGCATGGCAAAAAGACAATGGCATCCGAATTGACCATCTTCTTCTGTCAGCGCAAGCAGCGGACCGTCTGAAAGACAGCGGCATTGACCGCGTGCCAAGAGGCAAGGAAAAACCAAGCGATCACACGCCCGCCTGGATCGAACTTAGAGACTAG
- the panD gene encoding aspartate 1-decarboxylase — MKLDGALRQFMYGKLHRVTVTGAELHYVGSITVDPALLRASGILPHTLVDVVNITNGERIQTYVIEGTENSGVICLNGAAAHQFTKGDLAIIMGYESVPAYDLPGRVSRAVHVNTKNQIVSIDEHITPSLTELGRPEANREGEKYETVDA, encoded by the coding sequence ATGAAACTTGACGGCGCACTAAGGCAATTTATGTATGGAAAACTCCACCGTGTAACGGTTACGGGGGCGGAGCTCCATTATGTTGGGTCTATTACGGTTGATCCTGCATTGTTACGTGCGTCTGGTATTCTACCGCATACGCTTGTCGATGTTGTGAACATTACAAACGGTGAACGTATTCAGACTTATGTTATTGAAGGCACTGAAAATAGCGGTGTTATTTGCCTCAATGGTGCGGCCGCTCATCAGTTTACCAAGGGCGATCTCGCAATCATTATGGGCTACGAAAGCGTTCCTGCGTATGATTTGCCGGGCCGTGTTTCACGAGCGGTTCATGTGAATACCAAAAATCAGATCGTCAGTATAGACGAACATATCACACCGTCACTCACGGAACTCGGCAGGCCCGAAGCTAACCGTGAAGGTGAAAAATACGAAACTGTCGACGCTTAA